Proteins found in one Arachis stenosperma cultivar V10309 chromosome 8, arast.V10309.gnm1.PFL2, whole genome shotgun sequence genomic segment:
- the LOC130945511 gene encoding uncharacterized protein LOC130945511 — protein sequence MSFVELQNGLCNNIQSHISKRVSNILYRNPVQVFGGLIQFQMMPITDDASMQQMLCTYQQTRFHVPMIELYVEFEQQSELGAVEEGVNVDELGDIGWEEDNNDSEEEFEANYEVDDENDDGDLVGNLAVQNEANPIVSQHPFGVLSFMRTLDLEAMHAPEFPEYANTGEGNATAEDGEFRVGMEFGSRESVIFAIKSYTISRGVDYIVYESEPQTFYAKCKGYGAGCDWLIRASLIRKKACWEIRRYNGKHTCTVGMISQDHAKLDSDTIADAIRPLVEADPSIKVKSVIAEVQGRFNYTVSYRKVWLTKQKAVTKVFGDWEVSYQTLPVWLKAMTVKMQRSHVQIKTLPVYRESEEILGVRVLHRIFWSFYPCIVAFRHCKPLVQIDGTHLYGKYKGALLVAVAQDGNQNIVPIAFTIVEGETADAWEFFLTNLRRYVVTIDGVGIISDRHTSIDAAIARSNGAWSPPRAWHMYCIRHIGSNFLRRFKAPYLHKLVVNTGYSRTEQEYNKNYQRLKERGEAYTQWCDEIGVERWVLAFDGGHHWGHMTTNLVECINSVLKGARNLPVTALVWSTFYRLNELFTRKSTETHERLRNGFTYSKFATKRVEESFRRAGNIVVNRFDRRNEMFEVREMQDGTIYTVNLAQRHCDCGHFQVERLPCRHVLACCANQRLDWQVYVHDAYKMSEICKVYRGEFVPMDDPSTWDRYEGANVIANWTLRRATKGRPKSTHYLNEMDSRDMRGPRKYTICGREGHSRSRCPQRAGPSSVGGH from the exons ATGAGTTTTGTAGAGTTGCAAAATGGACTTTGTAATAACATTCAAAGCCACATTTCGAAAAGGGTGAGCAACATTTTATACAGGAATCCTGTACAAGTATTTGGTGGGCTGATACAGTTTCAAATGATGCCCATCACTGATGATGCTAGTATGCAGCAGATGTTATGTACTTATCAACAAACCCGATTTCATGTGCCGATGATAGAGCTGTACGTTGAGTTCGAACAGCAGTCAGAGTTGGGCGCGGTCGAGGAGGGTGTCAATGTTGATGAGCTCGGAGATATAGGTTGGGAAGAAGATAATAATGACAGTGAAGAGGAATTCGAAGCTAACTATGAAGTCGATGACGAAAACGATGACGGAGACTTGGTAGGCAATCTGGCGGTGCAAAATGAAGCAAATCCGATTGTAAGCCAGCATCCGTTTGGTGTTCTGTCTTTTATGCGGACTCTAGATCTCGAAGCCATGCATGCCCCGGAATTTCCTGAGTATGCGAATACGG GTGAAGGCAACGCTACGGCAGAAGATGGCGAGTTTAGGGTCGGAATGGAATTTGGTTCGAGAGAGTCGGTGATATTTGCAATCAAAAGCTACACCATCTCTAGAGGAGTTGATTACATTGTGTATGAGTCTGAGCCGCAGACATTCTATGCGAAATGCAAGGGGTATGGTGCAGGGTGCGACTGGCTTATCCGAGCTAGCTTGATTCGAAAAAAGGCTTGTTGGGAGATCAGGAGATACAATGGCAAGCACACGTGCACCGTGGGCATGATTTCACAAGATCATGCCAAGTTGGACTCGGACACAATTGCAGATGCCATTAGGCCGTTGGTTGAAGCAGACCCCTCAATAAAGGTGAAGTCTGTTATTGCAGAAGTCCAAGGCAGGTTCAACTACACTGTGAGTTACCGGAAGGTTTGGTTGACAAAGCAGAAAGCTGTCACAAAAGTTTTCGGTGATTGGGAAGTTTCTTACCAGACTCTGCCAGTATGGTTGAAAGCAATGACAGTGAAGATGCAAAGGTCTCATGTTCAAATTAAAACACTCCCCGTTTATCGTGAGAGTGAGGAGATTCTGGGTGTAAGAGTTCTGCACCGCATTTTTTGGAGCTTCTATCCGTGTATTGTAGCATTCAGACACTGCAAGCCACTGGTGCAAATTGATGGCACGCACCTGTACGGAAAATATAAAGGTGCACTTCTGGTAGCGGTTGCACAAGATGGGAATCAAAACATTGTGCCTATTGCATTTACGATTGTCGAGGGTGAGACAGCAGACGCATGGGAGTTTTTCCTAACCAATTTGCGAAGATATGTTGTTACCATTGATGGTGTGGGTATTATTTCAGACCGCCATACCTCCATCGACGCTGCAATAGCTCGCAGTAACGGTGCATGGTCACCACCAAGGGCGTGGCACATGTACTGCATCAGACATATTGGGTCCAACTTCTTAAGGAGGTTCAAGGCTCCATATTTACATAAACTCGTGGTGAACACAG GCTATTCTAGGACAGAGCAGGAGTACAACAAAAACTACCAAAGGCTTAAAGAGCGGGGTGAGGCATATACTCAATGGTGCGATGAGATCGGTGTTGAGAGATGGGTGTTGGCATTCGATGGTGGTCATCATTGGGGACATATGACGACAAACTTGGTAGAGTGTATAAATTCTGTCCTGAAGGGTGCACGCAACCTCCCTGTGACTGCCCTTGTCTGGTCAACTTTCTATCGACTGAATGAGTTGTTTACTCGGAAGAGTACCGAGACTCATGAGCGTCTCCGCAACGGATTCACGTATTCAAAATTTGCAACGAAGAGAGTTGAAGAAAGCTTCCGACGTGCAGGAAACATTGTGGTCAACCGGTTCGACAGGCGTAACGAGATGTTTGAGGTTCGCGAGATGCAGGATGGTACCATTTACACAGTTAACCTTGCGCAACGACACTGCGACTGTGGCCATTTCCAGGTCGAGCGACTCCCATGTCGCCACGTGCTTGCATGTTGCGCCAACCAGCGTCTTGATTGGCAGGTGTACGTGCACGACGCGTACAAGATGTCTGAAATTTGCAAGGTATACAGAGGCGAGTTTGTTCCTATGGATGACCCATCTACATGGGATAGATATGAAGGAGCGAATGTGATTGCCAATTGGACATTGAGGCGCGCAACGAAAGGAAGACCGAAGTCAACCCACTACTTAAATGAGATGGATTCGCGGGATATGCGTGGTCCTCGCAAGTACACTATATGTGGACGCGAGGGACATAGCCGCAGCCGATGTCCTCAGCGCGCAGGTCCAAGCTCCGTTGGAGGTCATTAG